The Halorientalis sp. IM1011 genome window below encodes:
- a CDS encoding alpha/beta fold hydrolase → MKLRTLALGALGTVGLTAAANRLLGRRAGDLDSPLDGETKTYRWRGFDVAYVEGGDPDDPDLCLIHGINASASGHEFRGVFDTLAEDYHVIAPDLPGFGRSDRPPLLYSGSLYTTFVEDFLADLTEDATVIGSSLGGAYAAVAAVAADVEELILICPDTTTFEGRRPLVRSLVRSPLVGTALFNVATCKPAIRYFNADHGYYDEGKVTDELVDYQWQTAHQPGGRFAPASFFGGFLDLDVDLGEDLADLDVPVTLVWGRQATVAPLEHGEALAKRANARLLVFDESDVQPHVEHAEQFVRRVVHGEEPGEATSIEIEEPGDEEPAETEE, encoded by the coding sequence ATGAAACTCCGCACCCTCGCACTCGGGGCACTCGGTACCGTCGGACTGACCGCGGCCGCGAACCGACTGCTCGGCCGGCGTGCCGGCGACCTCGACTCGCCACTCGACGGCGAGACCAAGACCTACCGCTGGCGCGGGTTCGACGTGGCCTACGTCGAAGGTGGCGACCCCGACGATCCGGATCTCTGTCTGATCCACGGGATCAACGCCTCCGCCTCCGGCCACGAGTTCCGCGGCGTCTTCGACACCCTCGCCGAGGACTATCACGTGATCGCGCCCGACCTCCCCGGGTTCGGGCGCTCGGACCGCCCGCCGCTGCTCTATTCTGGGTCGCTGTACACCACCTTCGTCGAGGACTTCCTCGCGGACCTGACAGAGGACGCCACGGTGATCGGGTCGTCGCTCGGCGGGGCCTACGCCGCGGTCGCGGCCGTGGCGGCCGACGTCGAGGAACTGATTCTGATCTGTCCAGACACGACGACGTTCGAGGGGCGGCGACCGCTTGTTCGCTCGCTCGTCCGGTCGCCTCTGGTCGGGACCGCCCTCTTCAACGTGGCGACGTGCAAGCCCGCGATCCGATACTTCAACGCCGATCACGGCTACTACGACGAGGGGAAGGTGACGGACGAACTGGTCGACTACCAGTGGCAGACGGCCCACCAGCCCGGCGGTCGGTTCGCCCCCGCCTCCTTCTTCGGCGGGTTCCTCGACCTCGACGTGGATCTCGGCGAGGATCTGGCCGATCTCGACGTCCCCGTAACGCTCGTCTGGGGTCGACAGGCTACCGTCGCCCCGCTGGAGCACGGCGAGGCGCTCGCGAAGCGGGCGAACGCGCGCCTGCTGGTGTTCGACGAGTCCGACGTACAACCGCACGTCGAACACGCCGAGCAGTTCGTCCGCCGGGTCGTCCACGGCGAGGAACCCGGCGAGGCGACCAGCATCGAGATAGAGGAGCCCGGCGACGAGGAACCCGCCGAGACGGAGGAGTAG
- a CDS encoding ABC transporter ATP-binding protein has product MTDHVLTVDDVTVSFGDVTAVDSVSFTTAPDTVTCLVGPNGSGKTTLVRAIADLLAPDDGTVERPTSATRSVGYLPQAPAFRPQFTVAETLQFYADLTGGNVDVDATVDRIGLGGVPDRRVDALSGGMTRLLGIAQATVGDPPLVLLDEPSSGLDPMMTRHVTDVITDLAVDGAAVLVTSHDLTSVDRMADQVLVLDRGRLVAADSPAALRERTGTSDLESAMSELVAVEAGSVVTREVTEGES; this is encoded by the coding sequence ATGACAGACCACGTACTCACTGTCGACGACGTGACGGTCTCGTTCGGCGACGTGACTGCGGTCGATTCGGTGTCGTTCACCACGGCACCCGACACCGTCACCTGTCTCGTCGGTCCCAACGGGTCGGGCAAGACCACTCTCGTCCGGGCGATCGCGGACCTGCTCGCGCCCGACGACGGCACCGTCGAGCGTCCCACGAGCGCGACGCGATCGGTCGGCTACCTGCCACAGGCCCCGGCGTTCAGACCGCAGTTCACCGTCGCGGAGACGCTCCAGTTCTACGCGGATCTGACGGGCGGGAACGTGGACGTCGACGCGACCGTCGACCGGATCGGCCTCGGTGGGGTCCCGGATCGCCGGGTCGACGCGCTGTCGGGCGGCATGACGCGACTGCTCGGAATCGCACAGGCGACCGTCGGCGATCCGCCGCTGGTCCTGCTGGACGAACCGTCGAGCGGACTGGACCCGATGATGACCCGCCACGTCACGGACGTGATCACGGATCTGGCCGTCGACGGGGCCGCCGTACTGGTGACGAGCCACGATCTGACGTCCGTCGATCGGATGGCGGATCAGGTGCTCGTGCTGGATCGTGGCCGACTGGTCGCCGCCGACAGTCCGGCGGCGCTGCGAGAGCGGACCGGCACGAGCGATCTCGAATCGGCGATGAGCGAACTCGTCGCGGTCGAGGCCGGGTCGGTCGTGACGCGCGAGGTGACGGAGGGAGAGTCATGA
- a CDS encoding nitrous oxide reductase accessory protein NosL — protein sequence MCDNNPHPAEPNRDERYLRRTVLGGLGVVGVAALAGCSENGDTGTDETTDVPAAVTLTEADTCEVCGMNIVNHPGPSAEIFYPDHQPSGHENPARFDSTWEAFQYDFDRADRGWERSVMYVTDYSAVDYDLFTFRGTTGISTHPQASAFAPASDVTFVANSEVVGAMGRDLIGFGNEDDAASFRDEHGGRLVSEADVTRQLIQQLGR from the coding sequence ATGTGTGACAATAACCCACACCCGGCCGAACCGAATCGGGACGAACGGTACCTGCGGCGGACGGTCCTCGGTGGCCTGGGCGTGGTCGGCGTGGCGGCGCTCGCGGGTTGTTCTGAGAACGGGGACACCGGAACCGACGAGACGACGGACGTCCCCGCGGCGGTGACGCTGACCGAGGCGGACACCTGTGAGGTGTGTGGCATGAACATCGTGAACCACCCGGGGCCGTCGGCGGAAATCTTCTATCCGGATCACCAGCCGTCGGGACACGAGAACCCGGCGCGGTTCGACAGCACCTGGGAGGCGTTCCAGTACGACTTCGATCGTGCCGATCGGGGCTGGGAACGGTCGGTCATGTACGTCACCGACTACTCGGCTGTCGACTACGATCTGTTCACGTTCAGAGGGACCACAGGAATCTCGACGCACCCGCAGGCGTCGGCGTTCGCGCCCGCGAGTGACGTAACCTTCGTGGCCAACTCGGAGGTCGTCGGCGCGATGGGGCGGGATCTGATCGGATTCGGTAACGAGGACGACGCCGCGTCGTTCCGGGACGAACACGGCGGCAGACTCGTGTCGGAAGCGGACGTCACGCGGCAGTTGATACAACAGCTCGGTCGATGA
- a CDS encoding YncE family protein translates to MHETDETSERGGTGTRADRERTGDTASDDGRSSTGGTSRRRVMAGTGATLATVALGGLPTAAAQSGNTREVLVVGCQGTGTITLADANTYEHIEDFDSSPGKDSPPITDPIKKIAKPIVDSVAGRENVCEHINVSPDGETLYVSRANLGDTVAIDMESREIQWRTEMLGFRSDHAQLTPEGDYLYQADIMADKVWKIDTETGEKVDCFEASDWPHGTHVHEDRIINGSLGSMVLPDEIDGDHRLTFADRDTLEVTETIDFEEGVRPFAFADDDETVYVQISYMHGFHEVDVESGEIQRTKDLPVNEHVPDSEDDYPLQAAHHGIEVSPDGQYICAAGTVGNYAAVVDRESFETVGITDVGKYPYWVSNAPDGEHAFVSVKNAEKVSVIEYETAEEVATIPTGEFPMVSQVHDVPEAALGTGREVTDPDDGLFGGLFD, encoded by the coding sequence ATGCACGAGACTGACGAGACGAGCGAGCGAGGGGGTACAGGAACCCGGGCGGACCGGGAACGAACCGGAGACACGGCGAGCGACGATGGGCGGTCGTCGACTGGCGGCACGTCGCGCCGGCGCGTGATGGCGGGAACCGGCGCGACGCTGGCCACGGTCGCACTCGGCGGCCTTCCGACGGCGGCCGCCCAGTCGGGGAACACTCGCGAGGTGCTGGTCGTCGGCTGTCAGGGCACGGGCACCATCACGCTCGCGGACGCGAACACCTACGAACACATCGAGGACTTCGATTCGAGTCCCGGGAAGGACAGTCCGCCGATCACCGACCCGATCAAGAAGATAGCCAAACCGATCGTCGACAGCGTGGCGGGTCGGGAGAACGTCTGTGAACACATCAACGTCAGCCCGGACGGCGAGACGCTGTACGTCTCACGGGCGAACCTCGGCGATACGGTCGCCATCGACATGGAGAGTCGCGAGATCCAGTGGCGCACGGAGATGCTCGGCTTCCGCTCGGATCACGCCCAGCTCACGCCCGAGGGCGACTATCTCTACCAGGCCGACATCATGGCCGACAAGGTCTGGAAGATCGACACCGAGACGGGCGAGAAGGTCGATTGCTTCGAGGCCTCGGACTGGCCCCACGGCACCCACGTCCACGAGGACCGGATCATCAACGGGTCGCTGGGGAGCATGGTCCTGCCCGACGAGATCGACGGCGACCACCGGCTAACGTTCGCCGACCGCGACACGCTGGAGGTGACCGAGACCATCGACTTCGAGGAGGGGGTCCGTCCGTTCGCCTTCGCGGACGACGACGAGACGGTCTACGTCCAGATCTCCTACATGCACGGCTTCCACGAGGTCGACGTGGAATCCGGGGAGATCCAGCGCACGAAGGACCTGCCGGTCAACGAGCACGTCCCCGACTCGGAGGACGACTATCCGCTGCAGGCGGCCCACCACGGGATCGAGGTCTCGCCGGACGGACAGTACATCTGCGCAGCGGGGACGGTCGGCAACTACGCCGCAGTCGTCGACCGCGAGAGTTTCGAGACCGTCGGCATCACCGACGTCGGGAAATATCCGTACTGGGTCTCGAACGCCCCTGACGGCGAGCACGCGTTCGTGTCGGTGAAGAACGCGGAGAAGGTCTCGGTGATCGAGTACGAGACCGCCGAGGAGGTCGCGACGATCCCGACCGGCGAGTTCCCGATGGTCTCGCAGGTCCACGACGTGCCCGAGGCCGCGCTGGGTACCGGCAGGGAAGTCACAGATCCGGACGACGGGCTGTTCGGCGGTCTCTTCGACTGA
- a CDS encoding Zn-ribbon domain-containing OB-fold protein, with the protein MSDEPRDDGFDDLLDAIADGEGFYVECDEGHGSLPPRLACPQCGSQELSEEPLPDSGEITTYTVVTVPTPQFDEDSPYVTAIVDFGPVSITGQVQGVDPEDVETGQVVGIDVGETVTRDERVIVFEPR; encoded by the coding sequence ATGAGCGACGAACCTCGGGACGACGGCTTCGACGACCTGCTCGACGCCATCGCCGACGGCGAGGGCTTCTACGTGGAGTGTGACGAGGGCCACGGTTCCCTGCCGCCACGACTCGCCTGCCCCCAGTGTGGCTCCCAAGAACTCAGTGAGGAACCGCTCCCCGACTCGGGTGAGATCACCACGTACACCGTCGTGACCGTCCCGACGCCGCAGTTCGACGAGGATTCGCCCTACGTCACCGCCATCGTCGACTTCGGCCCGGTGTCGATCACCGGTCAGGTTCAGGGTGTCGATCCCGAGGACGTGGAGACTGGACAGGTCGTCGGCATCGACGTGGGCGAGACCGTCACGCGAGACGAGCGCGTGATCGTCTTCGAACCGCGCTAG
- the meaB gene encoding methylmalonyl Co-A mutase-associated GTPase MeaB, whose product MTLVEDLLDGDHRALARTITKIEDRAPGYRDLVSDLHQHTGHADVIGITGSPGAGKSTLVDKMAEEYRDRGLTVGVIAIDPSSPFTGGAVLGDRIRMASNTGDMDVFFRSMSARGTLGGLSTATTDAVKALDAFGKDKIIIETVGAGQNEVDIVRTADTVAVLVPPASGDDVQMLKAGILEIADLFVVNKADLDGANRTVQELREMIEMRRDELAVATGHHGAIEKTGDDGGGEGATDNGATDGESDDGEAPSWTPPIVETVAKSGDGLDELLSVLEDHREYLVESGRLEAKARDRYASEIRTLLREDTADLLAEEIEARGGLEEFVDRVLDRETDPYAVADDLLDPIEDCVEERRE is encoded by the coding sequence ATGACCCTGGTCGAGGACCTGCTGGACGGGGACCACCGGGCGCTGGCCCGCACGATCACGAAGATCGAGGACCGCGCGCCGGGCTACCGTGATCTGGTGTCGGACCTCCACCAGCACACGGGCCACGCCGACGTGATCGGCATCACCGGCAGCCCCGGCGCGGGCAAGTCCACGCTGGTGGACAAGATGGCCGAGGAGTACCGCGACCGCGGACTCACCGTCGGCGTCATCGCTATCGATCCCTCCTCACCGTTCACGGGCGGGGCAGTGCTAGGTGACCGCATCCGGATGGCCTCGAACACCGGCGACATGGACGTGTTCTTTCGCTCGATGTCGGCCCGGGGGACGCTAGGCGGGCTCTCGACCGCCACGACGGACGCCGTCAAGGCGCTGGACGCCTTCGGCAAGGACAAGATCATCATCGAGACCGTCGGCGCGGGACAGAACGAAGTCGACATCGTCCGGACCGCCGACACCGTCGCGGTGCTGGTACCGCCGGCCAGCGGCGACGACGTACAGATGCTGAAAGCGGGGATTCTGGAGATCGCCGACCTCTTCGTCGTCAACAAGGCCGACCTCGACGGGGCCAACAGGACGGTCCAGGAACTCCGCGAGATGATCGAGATGCGCCGTGACGAACTCGCGGTCGCAACAGGTCACCACGGCGCGATCGAGAAGACCGGTGACGATGGAGGCGGGGAGGGAGCGACCGACAACGGCGCGACCGACGGTGAGAGTGACGACGGCGAGGCACCCTCGTGGACGCCACCCATCGTCGAGACCGTGGCCAAGAGCGGCGACGGGCTGGACGAACTCCTCTCGGTCCTCGAGGACCACCGCGAGTATCTGGTCGAGTCGGGACGACTGGAGGCCAAGGCCCGCGACCGCTACGCGTCCGAGATCCGGACGCTCCTGCGTGAGGATACGGCCGACCTGCTGGCCGAGGAGATCGAGGCTCGCGGCGGCCTCGAAGAGTTCGTCGACCGCGTGCTTGACCGCGAGACCGACCCGTACGCGGTCGCCGACGACCTGCTCGACCCCATCGAGGACTGCGTCGAGGAACGGAGAGAGTGA
- a CDS encoding cobalamin B12-binding domain-containing protein, whose product MSEAQEQRTIRCLVGKVGLDGHDRGAHVIARAFRDAGFEVIYSGLHKAPDEIVQATVQEDVDVLGISILSGAHSTLVPKIMEGLEEYGAREDTLILVGGIIPEEDRDELRDLGVARIFGPGASMDEIVDFVRENVPERR is encoded by the coding sequence ATGAGCGAAGCGCAGGAACAGCGGACGATCAGGTGTCTCGTCGGGAAGGTCGGGCTGGACGGCCACGACCGCGGCGCACACGTCATCGCGCGGGCGTTCCGCGACGCCGGCTTCGAGGTCATCTACTCGGGGCTGCACAAAGCGCCCGACGAGATCGTACAGGCGACGGTCCAGGAGGACGTCGACGTGCTCGGTATCTCCATCCTCTCGGGTGCCCACAGCACGCTCGTGCCGAAGATCATGGAGGGACTCGAAGAGTACGGAGCCAGAGAGGACACGCTGATCCTCGTCGGCGGGATCATCCCCGAGGAGGACCGTGACGAACTCCGCGACCTCGGCGTCGCGCGGATCTTCGGTCCCGGTGCGTCCATGGACGAGATCGTCGACTTCGTCCGGGAGAACGTGCCCGAGCGACGATGA
- a CDS encoding DUF420 domain-containing protein, which yields MAVADDQSWPKAHPRAVTTVLSIVGYALVIGAFGGFLPLPDLSRETVIFLGDAIAVVNTLALTAIVAGVYFIRNGEIRKHRAAMLTAFTLIMVFLVLYLLKVGGGFEKAITAEGAVWVAYIVMLAIHILLSALAVPVVLHAVVLGLTHSPEELRNTLHARVGRIAVAAWGLSLALGIITYLMLNHIYSWTPRGHSVGLLFLLASTRPLFDRD from the coding sequence ATGGCAGTCGCCGACGACCAAAGCTGGCCGAAAGCGCACCCGCGCGCCGTCACGACCGTCCTGTCGATCGTCGGATACGCGCTGGTGATCGGCGCGTTCGGCGGGTTCCTCCCCCTGCCGGATCTCAGCCGGGAGACGGTCATCTTCCTGGGTGACGCCATCGCCGTCGTCAACACGCTCGCGCTCACTGCGATCGTCGCCGGCGTCTACTTCATCCGGAACGGCGAGATCCGCAAACACCGCGCCGCCATGTTGACCGCGTTCACGCTCATCATGGTCTTTCTCGTCCTCTACCTCCTGAAGGTCGGTGGAGGATTCGAGAAGGCCATCACCGCCGAGGGTGCGGTCTGGGTCGCCTACATCGTCATGCTCGCGATCCACATCCTCCTGTCGGCGCTTGCCGTGCCAGTCGTCCTCCACGCCGTCGTCCTCGGCCTGACCCACTCGCCCGAGGAACTTCGGAACACGTTGCACGCCAGGGTCGGTCGGATCGCCGTCGCGGCATGGGGCCTCTCGCTCGCGCTCGGGATCATCACGTACCTCATGCTCAACCACATCTATAGCTGGACGCCGCGCGGCCACAGCGTCGGCCTGCTCTTCCTGCTGGCTTCGACGCGGCCGCTGTTCGATCGCGATTGA
- a CDS encoding ABC transporter permease subunit: MSRTRNALVVAQREFTTLLRTPTILVLALGFVTVVVGFTVAAGSGGYLPLILDLIAPIELLVPLLAFAFGYRAIRSDADRGELETIQTYPVSRPAFVGGVFLGRLAGLLPVVLLTLGLAGALVAFSPGDQVSVIVSHGTVDAPALYLRFVTLTVVFTAVALAVAVAISATARSAREALAVAVVLVIALVLGFDATIVAGLSGGLIGPESLGTLTALSPNSAFRGLVYTLAVGDVYTRSAPTPSLVAGTVGLGLWLIGSLTIAVLRVWHD, from the coding sequence ATGAGTCGGACTCGTAACGCACTGGTCGTCGCCCAGCGGGAGTTCACGACGCTGCTCCGGACGCCGACGATCCTCGTCCTCGCGCTGGGGTTCGTGACGGTCGTCGTCGGCTTCACGGTCGCGGCGGGCTCCGGGGGGTATCTGCCCCTGATCCTGGATCTGATCGCGCCGATCGAACTGCTCGTTCCGCTCCTGGCGTTCGCGTTCGGCTACAGGGCGATACGATCGGACGCCGACCGCGGCGAGTTAGAGACCATCCAGACCTATCCGGTGAGCCGTCCGGCGTTCGTCGGTGGCGTCTTCCTCGGCCGACTGGCCGGCCTCCTCCCGGTCGTCCTCCTGACGCTGGGGCTCGCCGGCGCCCTCGTCGCGTTCAGTCCCGGCGATCAGGTCTCGGTAATCGTCAGTCACGGCACGGTCGACGCGCCCGCGCTGTACCTGCGGTTCGTGACGCTCACCGTCGTCTTCACCGCGGTCGCACTGGCCGTCGCGGTCGCGATCTCGGCGACCGCCCGATCCGCTCGCGAGGCACTCGCCGTCGCCGTCGTACTCGTAATCGCGCTCGTGCTGGGCTTCGATGCCACGATCGTTGCGGGACTGTCCGGCGGACTGATCGGTCCGGAGTCGCTCGGCACGCTGACGGCGTTGAGCCCCAACAGCGCTTTCCGGGGGCTCGTCTACACCCTCGCGGTGGGCGACGTCTACACGCGGAGTGCGCCGACGCCGTCACTGGTTGCCGGCACTGTGGGGCTGGGGCTGTGGCTGATCGGCTCGCTGACGATCGCGGTCCTGCGCGTCTGGCACGATTGA
- a CDS encoding right-handed parallel beta-helix repeat-containing protein: protein MIDVRYVLAGLAFVVLVTATGFSVDPDAGRDVEPVSFDETLTMGMTGVDVQEAEARALSIPRVEVFFSQYEYVVGYYGIDSAVEHLRGPRTTEQFGEPFGVLVSDYTGNDPALNENGFLIERNSIAGGWVSVEEASFVVDSRARTPGGPAVVPFSDRDTAETFADRYDGRVVDWETLRARDVDRQSPTTLMDRTTTNRSEWADRQLETTAALRDRPVSVVVGEDAPTLSAAIERAPANTTVRLPPGTYDGNVTIEKSLTLAGSGSETHVRGDGSGTVISATAPRVAVTDLRVSGSGSVGSRPAQNESVGGWDQFVRVAYGRGDAAIRFVNGTSSLVSGVEIRSRANGVLVRGGRGLVVRDSRIVGPSNWRDGFMGVLAMMDPVVVQNVTFEGGRDAVYTHRAHGIVIRDSRMTGMRYGVHEMYTSRALVRNNTVRDSLAGVIVMTRPQRNVLRGNDVRDSRAGLIVSGSASFVADNLVADNTVGIGIGAPRSLLTRNVVVDNEIGIRDDPLLPSLTVTENDIVGNERPAEADLGPFRVYTADGRGNYWGRLPGTSDGGTMTAPYRPTGPVDGVLLTTEGGLALREAPAMQLVRSVQSRLPGLRSSGVVDTAPLAEPVRPDALERVNGSQP from the coding sequence ATGATAGACGTCAGATACGTCCTCGCCGGACTGGCGTTCGTGGTCCTCGTGACCGCGACCGGGTTCTCGGTCGATCCCGACGCCGGCCGTGACGTCGAACCGGTGTCGTTCGACGAGACGCTCACGATGGGGATGACCGGTGTCGACGTTCAGGAAGCCGAGGCCCGGGCCCTCTCGATTCCGAGAGTGGAGGTGTTTTTCTCCCAGTACGAGTACGTCGTCGGCTACTACGGGATCGACAGTGCGGTGGAACATCTCCGTGGCCCGCGCACGACCGAACAGTTCGGCGAACCGTTCGGTGTGCTCGTGTCCGATTACACCGGGAACGACCCGGCGCTGAACGAGAACGGCTTTCTGATCGAGCGAAACAGCATCGCCGGCGGCTGGGTGTCGGTCGAGGAGGCGTCGTTCGTCGTCGACAGCCGTGCCCGAACGCCCGGCGGGCCGGCCGTCGTTCCGTTTAGCGACCGCGACACGGCGGAGACGTTCGCCGACCGGTACGACGGCCGTGTCGTCGACTGGGAGACGCTTCGGGCCCGCGACGTGGACCGACAGTCACCGACGACGCTGATGGATCGGACCACGACGAACCGGAGCGAGTGGGCCGATCGGCAGCTCGAAACGACGGCCGCGCTCCGGGATCGCCCCGTCTCGGTCGTCGTCGGGGAGGACGCCCCGACGCTTTCGGCGGCGATCGAACGCGCACCGGCGAACACCACCGTCCGTCTGCCGCCGGGTACTTACGACGGCAACGTCACGATCGAAAAGTCACTGACGCTGGCTGGCTCGGGATCGGAGACGCACGTCCGGGGCGACGGGTCGGGAACGGTGATATCTGCAACTGCCCCGCGGGTTGCGGTCACGGACCTCCGGGTCAGCGGTTCGGGGTCGGTCGGGTCTCGGCCGGCTCAGAACGAGTCCGTGGGCGGCTGGGACCAGTTCGTCCGCGTCGCGTACGGCCGGGGCGACGCGGCGATTCGGTTCGTCAACGGGACCAGTTCGCTGGTGTCTGGCGTCGAGATCAGATCGCGTGCCAACGGCGTCCTCGTGCGGGGCGGCCGCGGGCTCGTCGTCCGGGATTCTCGGATCGTCGGCCCATCGAACTGGCGGGACGGGTTCATGGGCGTGCTGGCGATGATGGACCCCGTCGTCGTCCAGAACGTCACGTTCGAGGGCGGGCGGGACGCGGTCTACACCCACCGTGCCCACGGCATCGTGATCAGGGACTCGCGGATGACCGGGATGCGGTACGGCGTCCACGAGATGTATACGTCGCGCGCACTCGTCCGCAACAACACGGTCCGTGACTCACTGGCAGGGGTGATCGTGATGACACGGCCCCAGCGGAACGTCCTCCGTGGGAACGACGTCCGCGACAGCCGGGCCGGCCTGATCGTCTCCGGCAGCGCGTCGTTCGTCGCCGACAATCTCGTCGCCGACAACACGGTTGGGATCGGGATCGGTGCGCCCAGGTCCCTCCTCACCCGCAACGTCGTCGTCGACAACGAGATCGGGATCAGAGACGACCCGCTCTTGCCGTCGCTGACCGTCACCGAAAACGACATCGTCGGCAACGAGCGGCCGGCCGAGGCCGACCTCGGACCGTTCCGGGTCTACACCGCCGACGGTCGCGGGAACTACTGGGGGCGACTGCCGGGGACCAGCGACGGCGGTACCATGACGGCCCCTTATCGGCCGACCGGTCCCGTCGACGGCGTCCTCCTGACGACCGAGGGCGGGCTGGCGCTCCGGGAGGCACCGGCGATGCAGTTGGTGCGATCCGTCCAGAGCCGACTGCCGGGCCTCCGGAGCAGCGGCGTCGTCGACACCGCACCGCTCGCCGAACCGGTTCGACCGGATGCACTCGAACGTGTCAACGGGAGTCAGCCATGA
- a CDS encoding beta-ketoacyl synthase N-terminal-like domain-containing protein produces the protein MTDPRVAGVGLTHFGKHPDRTGRAMFAEAGLAALDDAGIDPDDVEALFYGNFMGELAEHQGHQAPLMAEAVGLDVPATRYESACASSGAAIRDAVFRLRNGEADVALVGGAERMTNVGTAAATDALSIAADDLYEVRAGMTFPGAYALMARAYFEEYGGSKAELAEIAVKNHDNALPNEYAQMQQEITVEDALDAPIIADPLGLYDSCPITDGATAAVLVSEDYADDHDLDAGVAITGSGQGGDKMALHDRRYLARTPATEDAADEAYDDAGIGPDAVDFLEVHDCFTIAEVLALEGLDLYEPGEAIGAAARGETTRDGDLPVNLSGGLKAKGHPVGATGVAQLISLTKLLEGRHPRADAVESADTALAHNAGGTVASATVHVLQEVGR, from the coding sequence ATGACTGACCCACGCGTAGCCGGCGTCGGCCTCACCCACTTCGGCAAGCACCCCGATCGGACAGGGCGTGCGATGTTCGCCGAGGCGGGGCTGGCCGCGCTCGACGACGCCGGGATCGACCCCGACGACGTCGAGGCGCTCTTCTACGGCAACTTCATGGGCGAACTGGCCGAGCATCAGGGCCACCAGGCACCGCTGATGGCCGAAGCCGTCGGACTCGACGTGCCGGCCACCCGGTACGAGTCGGCCTGCGCGTCCAGCGGCGCGGCGATCCGGGACGCCGTGTTCCGCCTCCGCAACGGTGAGGCCGACGTGGCGCTGGTCGGCGGCGCAGAGCGCATGACCAACGTCGGGACGGCCGCGGCGACCGACGCGCTCTCCATCGCCGCCGACGACCTCTACGAGGTCCGCGCCGGCATGACCTTCCCCGGCGCGTACGCCCTGATGGCCCGCGCCTACTTCGAGGAGTACGGTGGCTCGAAGGCGGAACTGGCCGAAATCGCCGTCAAGAACCACGACAACGCCCTCCCCAACGAGTACGCCCAGATGCAACAGGAGATCACCGTCGAGGACGCCCTCGACGCCCCGATCATCGCCGATCCCCTCGGACTGTACGACTCCTGTCCGATCACCGACGGCGCGACCGCCGCCGTGCTGGTCAGCGAGGACTACGCCGACGACCACGACCTCGACGCCGGCGTCGCGATCACCGGCTCCGGACAGGGCGGGGACAAGATGGCGCTGCACGACCGCCGGTACCTCGCTCGCACGCCGGCCACCGAGGACGCCGCCGACGAGGCCTACGACGACGCCGGCATCGGCCCCGACGCGGTGGACTTCCTGGAAGTCCACGACTGCTTCACCATCGCCGAGGTCCTCGCCCTCGAAGGGCTAGACCTCTACGAACCCGGCGAGGCCATCGGGGCCGCCGCCCGGGGCGAGACCACCCGCGACGGTGACCTCCCCGTCAACCTCTCTGGCGGGCTGAAGGCCAAGGGCCACCCCGTCGGCGCGACGGGCGTCGCACAGCTCATCTCGCTCACCAAACTGCTGGAGGGGCGCCATCCCCGCGCCGACGCTGTCGAGAGTGCGGACACCGCCCTCGCCCACAACGCAGGTGGGACCGTGGCGAGTGCGACCGTCCACGTGCTTCAGGAGGTGGGCCGATGA